From the Lathyrus oleraceus cultivar Zhongwan6 chromosome 4, CAAS_Psat_ZW6_1.0, whole genome shotgun sequence genome, one window contains:
- the LOC127074082 gene encoding F-box protein PP2-A12 has translation MGIWFSTTSSSHSSKPSLDELPESCVAAVMEYMDPPQICKLASLNRTFRGASLADFVWESKLPSNYDIILRKIFDAGSFPSHLRKREIYSRLCSLNTFDDDGNKKVWLDRSMGKLCLCISAKGLYITGIDDRRYWNHIPTEESRFSSVAYLQQIWWFEVDGEVEFPFPPGTYSLFFRIHLGKASKRFGRRVCNTEHVHGWDIKPVRFQLWTSDDQHVASHCFLKGTGKWRYYHAGDFVVEDGNVSTKVKFSMTQIDCTHTKGGLCLDSVFVFPSEFRKVKEFLNHS, from the exons ATGGGTATCTGGTTTTCAACAACCTCATCATCCCACTCATCCAAACCGAGTTTAGATGAATTACCCGAAAGCTGCGTTGCTGCTGTCATGGAATACATGGATCCTCCTCAGATTTGTAAATTAGCTTCCTTGAATCGCACTTTTCGCGGAGCTTCTTTGGCTGATTTTGTATGGGAATCCAAACTTCCTTCTAATTATGACATCATTCTCAGGAAAATCTTTGACGCGGGTAGTTTTCCGTCTCATTTGAGGAAAAGAGAGATTTATTCGCGACTTTGTTCCCTTAATACTTTCGATGATGATGGCAACAAG aaagTTTGGTTGGATAGAAGTATGGGTAAGCTGTGTTTGTGTATTTCGGCTAAAGGATTGTATATAACAGGGATTGATGATCGAAGATATTGGAACCATATTCCCACGGAAGAATCCAG ATTCAGTAGTGTTGCATATCTCCAACAAATCTGGTGGTTTGAAGTGGACGGTGAAGTCGAGTTTCCATTTCCACCTGGAACATACAGCTTATTCTTCAGAATACATCTAGGGAAAGCCTCCAAGAGATTTGGAAGAAGGGTTTGCAACACAGAACATGTTCATGGGTGGGATATAAAGCCTGTTAGATTCCAGCTATGGACTTCAGATGATCAACATGTTGCATCACATTGTTTTCTGAAAGGTACGGGCAAATGGCGCTACTACCATGCAGGCGATTTCGTGGTTGAAGATGGTAATGTTTCAACAAAAGTAAAATTCTCTATGACTCAAATTGATTGCACACATACTAAAGGGGGTCTCTGTTTAGATTCTGTGTTTGTGTTTCCTAGTGAGTTTAGAAAGGTTAAGGAATTTTTGAACCACTCTTAA